From the genome of Ictalurus punctatus breed USDA103 chromosome 28, Coco_2.0, whole genome shotgun sequence, one region includes:
- the LOC108260077 gene encoding G8 domain-containing protein DDB_G0286311 has protein sequence MSGSLYIVLILLEAVLHGTVSGTASSLMEQSSTTANVSSSRTITDSDTTTSEPATYTITSSVTPESISTNPGTVNPETSPQTSNETSPETVPQTSLQTNPPDQGQQEGLTAGEAAGVAVGTIAGVAALGGGIYAGLKFTGKLG, from the exons ATGTCTGGAAGCCTGTACATTGTTTTGATTCTACTCGAAGCAG TTCTGCACGGAACAGTTTCTGGTACTGCTTCCTCTTTAATGGAACAAAGTTCTACAACAGCGAATGTATCTTCATCCCGTACCATAACTGATTCAGATACTACTACCTCTGAGCCTGCAACATATACAATAACCTCCTCTGTGACTCCAGAGTCCATTTCTACAAACCCAGGTACAGTGAACCCTGAGACCAGCCCCCAGACCAGCAATGAAACCAGCCCCGAAACCGTCCCCCAGACCAGCCTCCAGACCAACCCCCCTGACCAAGGACAACAGGAGGGTTTAACCGCAGGCGAGGCAGCAGGAGTAGCAGTAGGCACCATTGCCGGGGTGGCTGCGCTGG gTGGAGGGATATATGCTGGTTTGAAGTTCACTGGGAAACTGGGCTAA